Genomic DNA from Parambassis ranga chromosome 5, fParRan2.1, whole genome shotgun sequence:
CACCTTCAATCTGCTGATTAGATTTGGTGCCATGGAAGAAACACTCAGACATGTGGAAACCAGGCTGGAGAACAGCGAAAGACGACTGGAGCAGTGTGAAACCCAGTGCCAAACAATTGACAACCAGATTCTGGACCTGCAGCACAAAGGTAAAGATGAAATATTGTAAGAAGAAGACTTGATAAACTTGTCAAGTGGTGAAATGCACACAATTTACTGGggcaaaacaaaatacaatctCTGCAATCATTTTCTGTTTCCAGGAGCAAATGAGGTGATATTCAGTGCAGCACTGGGAGCAGGAAACGTTCCTGTTGGACCCTTCAAGACAGACACAATTTTAATCTACAGAAGAGTGATTGTTAACGTCGGTGGTGCCTACAGTAATTTCACAGGTCAGATTCACATGTTCACTTTCGCGTACACTAAGACTTTAAAGTTTGAATATGTAGATTAACCACACTACTCCTCCTCAGGTATCTTTGCAGCACCTGTTGCAGGTGTTTATTATTTTAGCTTCTTCTTTCATGCTGGAGGAGAAAATAAAGTCAAGCTGCTTCTCTACAAGAATGGTGACATCATAGTTGAGGCCCAGGAGAACTATTCGTGGTATGACACAGCTGATAACGGAGGAAACGCAGTGTTCCTGGAGCTTCAGAGAGGAGACCAAGTGTACGTGCTTTTGGTTGCAGGTGcacatgtttggggatctgatTACTCAACTACATTCAGTGGTTTTTTGGTCACTCAAACGTGATGCACAACTAATTTTGCTTTAAGGCTTTGGAAAGCACATTGTTTTAATTGCACCTAATCATTAAATAGATCTGATGAGACTCTTAGAAATCTTTGACAGCATGTGAAGTGGTATCTTTGAAAGTAGAAAGAAATTTTTCACCCAAGTGGTTAATTATACAGAGCTTGCTAATCTTTGATAGGTGGTTTGGGTACAATACTACTTCACTAACTGGTGCATCCATAAAAAAATTTATGCATTAACCAACACTGTGGAGTGGACTGAATCTCAGCGAGACCAGactacaggagagagagagaaccagaTCACTGAACTGAAGAACCAACGCAAAATGAAACCTTTGTTCTAAACTTGTTCTAACTATCAGTGTCAATAAGAgttaacacaaacatgttgagcTTTAGACATTAAACCAATAATAAATGCTTGAAACTGCAAAATGTACATGTCTTACAGTCCTTGTTCCTTCTGAGGTTGGAAGGTTGTTTAGATTCACTCTGTTATGACCTTGGCCTCCTTAATAACGATATAGGGCCTccaccattttgtagtgctgtccgaatttttagtgagaaattatagaccccatatagggccctcaatgtatcccacattgcatcttgaaaagtagggTCCATCCGATccaaattataactgctaacaacagagtttgtttagccggcagagattgACTCGTTTAATTTCCGACAGCATTGACATCATTAATGGCAACAGAAAATGAGGGAGGTAGAGtccaaaatgtccaaaaatgctttcacaatgaggtcactatatggtgccctacactaaactccccatatgggaagtagggagtgagtgagggatttcgaacacagccagtGTGTAAGTAAGTGTGTGTCTTACAAACAACATTTATGATGCGTGTACGTTTTATCAACTGTGCGTACACTGGGTGACTTGTGTGCCCTAGatactgtgtgtacatgttcagtTGGGGATTGTTGGAGGTTGTTTGGGGACAAGGTGACTCAGCCATCTTCAAAGGTAACACTAATCTCTAGACATCAAGGCTAAAGTCCTGGCACGCCTCGATTGTTCTGATCTGATTCAATAAACTTGTTAATAAAAGACAATAAAGCTATATATGAACTGTTAATAATTTAACACTTTAAACAATAACTGGGCTACAAAAGGCTTCATGCCTCATTATCAGTCAGACTTTCAGAGAGCAAGAAGATGAattttaacatttcatttttcatgttaCTGTTTTGTGGCCTGACTTTGGCCCAGGATGTTACCAatgctgtggacacagaaggCATCAGTGAAATGCAGACATGCTCACCTGATATGTGTGAGTTACTGAAAGAGTTTGGTGCTATGAAATAGAAGCTGGGAGC
This window encodes:
- the LOC114435895 gene encoding cerebellin-1-like translates to MNFYIFGLFLLGSGFSFGQYHLNATDNLLGFCDTFNLLIRFGAMEETLRHVETRLENSERRLEQCETQCQTIDNQILDLQHKGANEVIFSAALGAGNVPVGPFKTDTILIYRRVIVNVGGAYSNFTGIFAAPVAGVYYFSFFFHAGGENKVKLLLYKNGDIIVEAQENYSWYDTADNGGNAVFLELQRGDQVYVLLVAGAHVWGSDYSTTFSGFLVTQT